The genomic DNA CTCAAGCAAGGCGTCATCGTGCGCCCGGTCGGCAACTACGGCCTGCCCGAGTGGCTGCGCATTTCCATCGGCCTGCCGCAGGAGAACGCGGTGCTGATCACGGCCTTGCAGAAGGCGCTGGCGGAGGACCGTGGATAAAGTCGTCATCATTGGCGTCGGCCTGATCGGCGGCTCCTTCGCGCGGGCGTTGAAGAAGGCGGGCGCGGTGCGTCATGTCGTCGGCATCGAGCGCTCGGCGGCGTTCGCGCAGCGCGCGCTGGCGCTGGGCATCGTCGACGCAGTGGCGACGGATTTCGCGGCGGTGGCCGATGCCGACCTGGTGCTGCTGGCGGCACCGGTCGCGCAGACGGGCCGTATCCTGGCGGCGCTGGCGCCGCACCTGGCGCCCGGCACGATCGTCACCGATGCCGGCAGCACCAAGGCCGACGTCGTCGCGGCCGGCCGTGCCGCGCTGGGCGACAAGGTGGCGCAGTTCGTGCCGGGCCACCCGATCGCCGGGCGCGAGACCAACGGGCCCGACGCCGCCATCGACGATCTATATGTCGGTAAAAAATTCGTCGTCACGCCGCTGGCGGAAAACGCCGCGCCTGATATCGACAAGGTGGCCGCGGCCTGGCGCGCCTGCGGTGCCGTCATCCACCGTTTGACGCCTGAGGAACACGACAAGGTGTTCGCCGCCGTCAGTCACCTGCCGCATCTGCTGGCATACGCGCTGGTGGACGACATCGCCAACAAGCCGCACGCCGACCTGCTGTTCCAGTACGCCGCCAGCGGCTTCCGCGACTTCACCCGCATCGCCGGCAGCTCACCTGAAATGTGGCGCGACATCAGCCTGGCCAACCAGGCCGCGCTGCTGGCCGAGCTGGATGCCTACATGGCGCAGCTGGCGCAGCTGCGCACGCGCCTGGCCGCCGGCGACGGCGCCAGCCTGGAAGCGGTCTACGGCAACGCGCAACGGGCGCGGCGCCAGTGGATCGAGGCCATCGAGGAAGCCGAGGCGCCGCCCCCTACCGACACCGCAGAATAGAAAGAGCATCATGACCGAACCTACCGAACACCCGCCGTATATCGACCTGCAACCGGTCATGCACGTGGAAGGCGTCGTGCGCCTGCCCGGCTCCAAGAGCATTTCCAATCGCATCCTGCTGCTGGCCGCGCTGGCCGAAGGCGAGACCAAGATCGTCGACCTGCTCGATTCGGACGATACCCAGGTGATGCTGGGCGCGCTGCGCGCGCTCGGTGTCGAGGGGAGCGAGGAGCCGCCCAGCGCCGTCAACGGCACGGCAACGACGATCCACCGCGTGCGCGGCGCCAACGGCAGCTTCCCCAACAAGCAGGCCGACCTCTTCATGGGCAATGCCGGCACGGCGATCCGGCCGCTGACGGCGGCGCTGGCCGTCATTGGCGGCGACTATCAGGTGTCCGGCGTGGCGCGCATGCACGAGCGTCCGATCGGCGACCTGGTGGACGCGCTGAACGCCGTCGGCGCCGCGATCGAGTACACCGGCAATCCAGGCTACCCGCCGCTGCATATCCGCACCGGCGCGTTCAACACCAACCGGCTGTCCGTGCGCGGCAATGTGTCGAGCCAGTTCCTGACCGCATTGCTGATGGTGGCGCCGCTGATGGCGCACACGCATGCCGTCACGATCGCCGTCGAGGGCGAACTGATTTCCAAGCCCTACATCGAGATCACGCTGAACCTGATGCGCCGCTTCGGCGTCACGGTGGACCAGGACGAGTGGCAGTCGTTCACGATCGCCTCCGGCCAGCGCTACCAGAGCCCGGGCAATATCCACGTCGAGGGCGATGCGTCGTCGGCGTCGTACTTCATGGCGGCCGGTGCGATCGCCGGCGGTCCGGTGCGGGTGGAGGGCGTCGGGCGCGACTCGATCCAGGGCGACGTGCGCTTCGTGCACGCGCTCGAGCAGATGGGCGCGCACATCACGATGGGCGACAACTGGATCGAGGCCAAGTCGAAGGGGCCGTTGAAGGCCATCGACGCGGACTTCAACCACATCCCGGACGCGGCGATGACGATCGCCATCGCCGCGCTGTACGCGGACGGCACCAGCACGCTGCGCAACATCGCTTCGTGGCGCGTCAAGGAAACCGACCG from Pseudoduganella armeniaca includes the following:
- a CDS encoding prephenate dehydrogenase; translation: MDKVVIIGVGLIGGSFARALKKAGAVRHVVGIERSAAFAQRALALGIVDAVATDFAAVADADLVLLAAPVAQTGRILAALAPHLAPGTIVTDAGSTKADVVAAGRAALGDKVAQFVPGHPIAGRETNGPDAAIDDLYVGKKFVVTPLAENAAPDIDKVAAAWRACGAVIHRLTPEEHDKVFAAVSHLPHLLAYALVDDIANKPHADLLFQYAASGFRDFTRIAGSSPEMWRDISLANQAALLAELDAYMAQLAQLRTRLAAGDGASLEAVYGNAQRARRQWIEAIEEAEAPPPTDTAE
- the aroA gene encoding 3-phosphoshikimate 1-carboxyvinyltransferase — translated: MTEPTEHPPYIDLQPVMHVEGVVRLPGSKSISNRILLLAALAEGETKIVDLLDSDDTQVMLGALRALGVEGSEEPPSAVNGTATTIHRVRGANGSFPNKQADLFMGNAGTAIRPLTAALAVIGGDYQVSGVARMHERPIGDLVDALNAVGAAIEYTGNPGYPPLHIRTGAFNTNRLSVRGNVSSQFLTALLMVAPLMAHTHAVTIAVEGELISKPYIEITLNLMRRFGVTVDQDEWQSFTIASGQRYQSPGNIHVEGDASSASYFMAAGAIAGGPVRVEGVGRDSIQGDVRFVHALEQMGAHITMGDNWIEAKSKGPLKAIDADFNHIPDAAMTIAIAALYADGTSTLRNIASWRVKETDRIAAMATELRKLGAEVEEGPDYLKVTPPKVLAAATIDTYDDHRMAMCFSLASLDGAARSGTQVRINDPKCVAKTFPDYFTAFAGIAHEAKY